Proteins from a single region of Labedella gwakjiensis:
- a CDS encoding DMT family transporter — MSSTSTPETASIPSVRSPRAGAIVTAQFLALGLIWGSSFLFMKVALGGVSFGQVAWARLVLGALTLGVIAIVMRVQLPRSPRVYGHLTVIAIFYAVIPHQLFAWAEQYVSSSLASIYNAVTPLMTALFAALLFRVEKFDTGRVAGVVLGFVGVIVIVAPWQVGALTGDVRGQLACLGAVACYGFTFGYMRRFLSPYALQPITAAFLYISIAAVIMVLLTPIVAWSPVQLDVWVVLSLLALGVLGTGVAYLWNMNVFDAWGPTPASSVTYITPVVGVILGIVLLGEHVAWNQPVGGAIIFVGILLAQQRIRLPHRRLPAA, encoded by the coding sequence CCCTCGGTCTCATCTGGGGGTCGAGCTTCCTCTTCATGAAGGTCGCGCTCGGCGGCGTCTCCTTCGGACAGGTCGCGTGGGCCCGACTCGTCCTCGGCGCCCTCACCCTCGGCGTGATCGCGATCGTCATGCGCGTGCAGCTGCCGCGCTCGCCGCGCGTCTACGGACACCTCACGGTCATCGCGATCTTCTACGCCGTCATCCCGCACCAGCTGTTCGCGTGGGCAGAGCAGTACGTCTCGTCGAGCCTCGCGTCGATCTACAACGCGGTCACACCGCTCATGACGGCCCTGTTCGCCGCCCTCCTGTTCCGCGTCGAGAAGTTCGACACGGGTCGCGTCGCCGGCGTGGTCCTCGGCTTCGTGGGCGTGATCGTCATCGTCGCGCCGTGGCAAGTGGGCGCGCTCACGGGGGACGTCCGTGGGCAGCTCGCCTGCCTCGGCGCCGTGGCCTGCTACGGCTTCACCTTCGGTTACATGCGCCGCTTTCTCTCGCCGTACGCGCTGCAGCCCATCACGGCCGCCTTCCTCTACATCTCGATCGCCGCCGTGATCATGGTGCTCCTCACGCCGATCGTGGCGTGGTCGCCGGTCCAGCTCGACGTGTGGGTCGTGCTCAGCCTGCTCGCCCTCGGGGTGCTCGGAACGGGTGTCGCCTACTTGTGGAACATGAACGTGTTCGACGCGTGGGGACCCACGCCGGCGTCGAGCGTCACCTACATCACGCCCGTCGTCGGTGTGATTCTCGGGATCGTGCTGCTCGGCGAGCACGTGGCCTGGAACCAGCCGGTGGGAGGCGCGATCATCTTCGTCGGCATCCTGCTCGCTCAGCAGCGCATCCGGCTGCCGCATCGCAGGCTTCCCGCGGCCTGA
- a CDS encoding ABC transporter ATP-binding protein, with product MNTPLLHASSLVLRYGTTTALAGVDLVIHEGESVAIMGASGSGKTSLLHCLSGILRPDAGAVRFDGPLGAVDLSALSDGERSRLRREAFGFVFQQGLLVPELTAVENAALPLLLSGYPRREAEARAASWLAALGLGGMEQRRIGELSGGQAQRVAIARAQVGGATLIFADEPTGALDSSTSVDVMDALLRSTVGQGHTLVVVTHDETVAARCSRTVRLSDGRIVSDSAGPVPASAAMPGYAPAGQGAGPAGPPTTSVAHVPTTDGPAFGGSGWESGR from the coding sequence ATGAACACTCCACTCCTCCACGCCTCGTCCCTCGTGCTGCGGTACGGCACGACCACGGCGCTCGCGGGCGTCGACCTCGTGATCCACGAGGGGGAATCGGTCGCCATCATGGGCGCCTCCGGCTCCGGCAAGACGAGCCTGCTGCACTGCCTGTCCGGCATCCTCCGTCCCGACGCCGGGGCCGTCCGCTTCGACGGTCCGCTCGGCGCTGTCGATCTCTCGGCCCTCTCCGACGGCGAACGTTCCCGTCTCCGTCGCGAGGCCTTCGGCTTCGTGTTCCAGCAGGGCCTCCTCGTGCCCGAACTGACCGCCGTCGAGAATGCAGCCCTCCCGCTGCTCCTCTCGGGGTACCCGCGTCGGGAGGCCGAGGCGCGCGCCGCCTCGTGGCTCGCCGCCCTCGGGCTCGGCGGGATGGAGCAGCGCCGCATCGGTGAGCTCTCCGGTGGTCAAGCCCAGCGCGTCGCGATCGCTCGCGCCCAGGTCGGCGGCGCGACGCTCATCTTCGCGGACGAGCCGACCGGAGCACTCGATTCGTCGACGAGCGTCGATGTGATGGATGCGCTGTTGCGCTCGACGGTCGGCCAGGGGCACACGCTCGTCGTCGTCACGCACGACGAGACCGTCGCGGCCCGCTGCTCCCGCACCGTTCGGCTCTCCGACGGACGCATCGTGAGCGACTCCGCCGGCCCCGTCCCCGCCTCGGCCGCGATGCCCGGCTACGCGCCGGCCGGTCAGGGTGCCGGGCCGGCGGGCCCGCCCACCACATCCGTCGCCCACGTTCCCACGACCGACGGTCCCGCGTTCGGCGGCTCCGGATGGGAGTCGGGACGATGA
- a CDS encoding FtsX-like permease family protein, whose translation MTALAPPPAAAPVADPSVRPTGRAPVLRLAWMLARPGAASPATVVLPIVAFGVTTALLLIVAGGVLMFWRWTNETAFLFQTLSLLALALLVVPLATLGGAAARLSARRRDDRLATLRLLGATTSTVTLVTVVESTALAIVGAVGGVALYALSMPLVGLIPFGGEPIGPTAIWAGPLVVLGVVVGVALLAAISSVVGLRAVVVSPLGVRLKQRPPHTSWVRLLVGVVVVIVAFVVLNNLGVMMDLALVVGALVGAFGVVVAVLGLVGPFAMSVFGRVRLRSARTADQLISARGILESPKVAWRLVGGVAMTSFVAVVAGSGTAFLESMGGGGTEAEDLMVTDVRTGILITLVASFVMVACSVGVGQAAAVLDRRDLYVSLDRVGMPLATMDAARVRSVMLPLGFVAITSAVLGAILVFPLVGWTLIVAPLSLAVIGICFVLGFVLVRLSLLATRPILTNVLAHPERSLG comes from the coding sequence ATGACCGCGCTCGCTCCGCCGCCGGCCGCCGCGCCGGTCGCCGACCCGTCGGTGCGTCCCACCGGTCGTGCCCCGGTCCTCCGCCTCGCCTGGATGCTCGCCCGCCCCGGCGCCGCGAGCCCCGCGACCGTCGTGCTGCCGATCGTCGCCTTCGGCGTGACGACCGCGCTCCTCCTCATCGTCGCAGGCGGCGTGCTCATGTTCTGGCGCTGGACGAATGAGACGGCCTTCCTCTTCCAGACGCTGAGCCTGCTCGCCCTCGCTCTCCTCGTGGTGCCGCTCGCGACCCTCGGTGGGGCTGCAGCCCGCCTCTCCGCCCGGCGGAGGGACGACCGCCTCGCGACTCTCCGTCTTCTGGGCGCGACGACGTCGACGGTCACGCTCGTGACGGTGGTCGAGTCCACGGCCCTCGCGATCGTCGGAGCCGTGGGAGGTGTCGCGCTGTACGCGCTCAGCATGCCGCTCGTGGGGCTCATCCCCTTCGGCGGCGAACCGATCGGGCCGACCGCGATCTGGGCAGGGCCACTCGTGGTCCTCGGCGTGGTCGTCGGAGTCGCGCTGCTCGCCGCGATCAGTTCGGTCGTCGGCCTGCGCGCCGTCGTCGTCTCGCCGCTCGGCGTTCGCCTGAAGCAGCGACCCCCTCACACCTCCTGGGTGCGCCTCCTCGTCGGCGTCGTCGTCGTCATCGTCGCGTTCGTCGTGCTGAACAACCTCGGCGTCATGATGGACCTCGCTCTCGTGGTGGGGGCGCTCGTCGGAGCGTTCGGCGTCGTCGTCGCGGTGCTCGGTCTCGTCGGCCCGTTCGCGATGTCCGTCTTCGGACGCGTCCGGCTCCGGTCGGCACGCACGGCCGACCAGCTCATCTCCGCTCGCGGCATCCTGGAATCGCCGAAGGTCGCCTGGCGTCTCGTCGGCGGCGTCGCGATGACGAGTTTCGTCGCCGTCGTGGCGGGCTCCGGCACCGCCTTCCTCGAATCGATGGGCGGCGGTGGAACGGAGGCGGAAGACCTCATGGTCACCGACGTCCGGACAGGGATCCTCATCACACTCGTGGCGTCGTTCGTCATGGTGGCGTGTTCCGTGGGCGTCGGCCAGGCTGCGGCCGTGCTCGACCGACGTGATCTCTATGTGAGCCTCGACCGCGTGGGAATGCCGCTCGCCACAATGGACGCCGCGCGCGTCCGCTCCGTGATGCTGCCGCTCGGATTCGTGGCGATCACGTCGGCCGTGCTCGGCGCGATCCTCGTCTTCCCGCTCGTCGGGTGGACGCTCATCGTCGCCCCGTTGTCGCTCGCCGTGATCGGGATCTGCTTCGTGCTGGGGTTCGTCCTCGTGCGGCTCTCGCTGCTCGCGACGCGTCCGATCCTCACCAATGTGCTCGCGCATCCGGAGCGTTCGCTCGGCTGA
- a CDS encoding chorismate mutase: MPDSDVTERLTRLRKSIDNIDAALVHLLAERFKCTQEVGHLKATHGLPAADPSREAQQVERLRTLAEESELDPAFAEKWFSFVVAEVIHHHERIASERA, from the coding sequence ATGCCCGATAGCGACGTCACCGAACGCCTCACCCGTCTGCGCAAGAGCATCGACAACATCGACGCGGCCCTCGTGCACCTCCTCGCGGAGCGGTTCAAGTGCACACAGGAGGTGGGGCACCTGAAGGCGACCCACGGTCTCCCGGCCGCGGACCCGTCGCGCGAGGCGCAGCAGGTGGAACGGCTGCGGACGCTCGCGGAGGAGAGCGAGCTCGACCCGGCCTTCGCCGAGAAGTGGTTCTCCTTCGTCGTGGCGGAGGTCATCCACCACCACGAGCGGATCGCATCGGAGCGGGCATGA
- a CDS encoding oxidoreductase has product MTIDGWDPARLPEQSGRVIAVTGANAGLGFFTSLQLARAGARVVLVCRDEMKAARARAAIQRLVRGADVSVVRLDTADLGSVRSAAKELSALDRLDVLVTNAGIVHPPRHRTVTADGLELVGATNHFGHFALVARLIDVLERTPGARVVTLGSLATRLVRLDADDLQLERRYTGWQAYAQSKIMSWSFGLELDRRLRAAGAETRALVAHPGYSITGRTPLVRGVNEPSTVERFVDNLQAVFTQGKDRGAWPTVRAAVDPLAQGGDSFGPRYRVKGAPVLETPAAVVRDPDVAAAIWAESERATGLSLLHP; this is encoded by the coding sequence ATGACGATCGACGGATGGGACCCGGCCCGACTGCCAGAGCAGTCCGGTCGGGTCATCGCCGTGACGGGGGCGAATGCGGGGCTCGGTTTCTTCACGTCGCTGCAGCTCGCCCGCGCCGGCGCGCGCGTCGTGCTCGTGTGTCGCGACGAGATGAAGGCTGCTCGGGCCCGCGCCGCCATCCAGCGTCTGGTGCGCGGGGCCGACGTGTCCGTGGTCCGTCTCGACACCGCCGATCTCGGATCCGTCCGCAGCGCGGCGAAGGAACTCTCCGCGCTCGACCGGCTCGACGTCCTCGTCACGAACGCCGGAATCGTGCATCCGCCGCGTCACCGGACCGTCACGGCCGACGGCCTCGAACTCGTCGGCGCCACGAATCACTTCGGGCACTTCGCCCTCGTCGCCCGGCTGATCGACGTGCTCGAGCGCACGCCCGGTGCGCGGGTGGTGACACTCGGCAGCCTCGCGACGCGGCTCGTCCGCCTCGACGCCGACGACCTGCAGCTCGAGAGGCGGTACACCGGCTGGCAGGCGTACGCGCAGTCGAAGATCATGTCGTGGTCGTTCGGACTCGAGCTCGACCGGCGACTGCGCGCGGCGGGTGCCGAGACGCGCGCCCTGGTGGCGCACCCCGGGTATTCGATCACCGGGCGGACGCCTCTCGTGCGCGGCGTGAACGAGCCGAGTACGGTCGAGCGGTTCGTCGACAACCTTCAGGCGGTCTTCACGCAGGGGAAGGATCGGGGCGCGTGGCCCACGGTGCGCGCGGCGGTCGATCCGCTCGCGCAGGGCGGCGACTCGTTCGGCCCGCGCTACCGGGTGAAGGGTGCGCCCGTCCTGGAGACTCCCGCGGCCGTCGTGCGCGACCCGGACGTCGCCGCGGCGATCTGGGCCGAATCCGAGCGCGCGACGGGCCTCTCCCTCCTCCACCCCTGA